In a genomic window of Wyeomyia smithii strain HCP4-BCI-WySm-NY-G18 chromosome 1, ASM2978416v1, whole genome shotgun sequence:
- the LOC129729533 gene encoding protein Spindly: MSANESIVKDISSLPENELIEQYKYLAENYRSLKRTHEEELQASHELRRNYQTATESAAYMTAELESIDSVHKAELDKLKEKYVQTLTVLKDSNTDLKQQNSSLEATIDEVQKQRDLLKERIEELENAGAGRESVIGNETLTSEKETYMEREMEELKTLISDQQEKIDTLMLQLVNAESRFASLNEKLECVEDNLACKRQELDEARIVLESTQQENMRLNSELAALQSTPDDPNKKGNSLFAEVHDQRQKLIEKLESQRKHYQEMKKQLSESQIQIRRLTRENRELCEEIQDCSELFLRSDRTFRDESSKQINVLREENQRLRDQLASAERRLMDRTTDSHWVDSFVSFYKNEHSTLKAELFQLQMAKRMVDEICWDAQCDLAKWRFEALKSRYVMINRESLLEEHGISFPSFSALEASIHIDEQVIANAKPHVAFTFGNGSNQRTNCRYLEELDLLSDLEPKLPSVESSKNQPPIAKEFKPLIKEEPVTPLATPLVTPVQSPKSIKEEAPASVDAKQDTTEQNTSVLVYRDIVFTPKDTPISDSMKKKQVTKIVEKVAVKCQDIKLSKDVQPIGEKENFPPAKDSEEKTQQQPPQAKGFGWVSEKRTKHNVIVRSFKFPDRITAKSTEKN; the protein is encoded by the exons ATGAGTGCAAATGAATCAATTGTTAAGGACATTTCGTCTCTACCGGAAAACGAACTGATTGAACAGTACAAATATCTGGCCGAAAACTATCGGTCATTGAAGCGAACTCATGAGGAAGAACTCCAGGCTAGCCATGAATTGCGTCGAAATTACCAGACCGCTACGGAATCGGCTGCATATATGACGGCTGAATTAGAATCGATTGATTCCGTGCATAAGGCGGAGCTGg ACAAACTCAAGGAAAAATATGTGCAAACGTTGACAGTACTGAAAGATTCAAACACGGACCTTAAGCAGCAAAATTCCTCGCTCGAAGCCACTATTGACGAAGTGCAGAAGCAACGAGATTTGTTAAAAGAACGTATTGAAGAGCTGGAAAATGCTGGGGCTGGCAGAGAATCCGTTATAGGCAACGAAACACTAACGTCGGAAAAAGAAACATACATGGAACGGGAAATGGAAGAACTAAAAACTTTGATTTCAGACCAGCAGGAAAAAATTGACACCTTAATGTTGCAGTTGGTAAATGCTGAAAGTCGGTTTGCGAGTCTGAATGAAAAGCTAGAATGTGTGGAAGATAACTTAGCCTGCAAACGGCAAGAACTTGATGAGGCTCGAATCGTGTTGGAATCCACGCAGCAGGAGAATATGCGCTTGAATTCAGAGCTAGCTGCTTTGCAAAGCACACCCGACGACCCTAACAAAAAGGGCAATTCTTTGTTCGCCGAAGTCCATGACCAGCGCCAGAAGCTAATCGAGAAGCTAGAATCCCAGCGAAAGCACTATCAAGAAATGAAGAAGCAACTCTCGGAAAGTCAAATCCAGATCCGTCGGCTGACGCGGGAGAATCGGGAGCTCTGCGAGGAGATACAGGATTGCAGTGAACTGTTTCTCCGTTCCGATCGAACCTTCCGCGATGAGTCTAGCAAGCAGATCAACGTGCTACGCGAAGAAAACCAGCGGCTGCGTGATCAGTTGGCTTCTGCCGAGCGAAGACTAATGGATAGAACCACTGATTCGCATTGGGTTGATTCGTTTGTGTCGTTCTACAA AAACGAACACTCGACGCTAAAGGCGGAACTGTTTCAGCTGCAGATGGCTAAACGAATGGTAGATGAAATTTGCTGGGACGCTCAGTGTGACCTGGCGAAGTGGCGTTTTGAGGCCCTCAAGTCTCGATACGTCATGATAAATCGGGAATCGCTGCTTGAAGAACACGGCATAAGCTTTCCTTCGTTTAGTGCATTGGAAGCAAGCATTCACATCGATGAGCAAGTAATAGCGAATGCTAAACCTCATGTCGCATTTACTTTCGGAAACGGATCAAATCAAAGGACGAACTGTCGGTACCTAGAAGAACTGGATTTATTATCTGATCTCGAGCCAAAACTTCCATCGGTAGAAAGCTCAAAAAATCAGCCACCAATTGCTAAAGAGTTTAAACCTCTGATTAAAGAAGAGCCCGTGACTCCCCTAGCGACTCCACTGGTAACTCCCGTTCAATCTCCAAAGTCGATTAAGGAGGAGGCTCCCGCATCGGTAGACGCCAAACAAGACACAACAGAACAAAATACTAGTGTTCTGGTATACCGGGATATTGTTTTCACACCGAAGGACACCCCCATTTCAGATAGTATGAAGAAGAAACAAGTAACAAAAATAGTAGAAAAAGTTGCCGTTAAATGTCAGGATATCAAACTAAGTAAAGATGTGCAACCGATCGGCGAAAAGGAAAACTTCCCACCTGCGAAAGATAGTGAGGAAAAAACCCAGCAGCAACCACCGCAAGCCAAAGGTTTCGGTTGGGTATCGGAGAAGCGTACGAAGCACAACGTTATCGTAAGAAGTTTTAAATTTCCTGACAGGATCACTGCCAAGTCGACTGAGAAAAACTAA